A genomic segment from Lineus longissimus chromosome 15, tnLinLong1.2, whole genome shotgun sequence encodes:
- the LOC135499986 gene encoding uncharacterized protein LOC135499986, whose product MALTTVSKRRQSKIQQDFDGRQKDLKVNKSNIHVNLDMEKEPDVVSISEQPFEEVPIIRRPFSSKGREPSDRRANWKTPNFPKQDRGASFKWDKPLNSEESTSYSSPGQQLQRLNVLLHEKDRELEIVRNQLKKAQTDNYNLIKELQGYKGEHYDDLKKDNLVLKEQIDRVIRENMKLCGLRRQDQNTKLQELKLKEELQRKHGVRNRNATPRRSVPNEDIWAEPNGLLEGDVSLHLSNSDGGLDEDHLKDKKVSFDEKTE is encoded by the exons ATGGCTCTGACTACG GTGAGCAAACGCCGGCAGAGTAAGATCCAACAAGACTTTGATGGTCGACAGAAGGACCTCAAGGTCAACAAATCG AACATCCATGTAAACCTCGACATGGAGAAAGAGCCGGATGTAGTCAGCATCTCCGAGCAGCCTTTCGAGGAGGTGCCCATCATCAGGCGGCCATTCTCCAGCAAAGGCAGGGAGCCCAGCGACAGGAGGGCGAACTGGAAGACACCTAACTTCCCCAAACAGGACAG GGGCGCCAGTTTCAAGTGGGACAAACCCCTAAACTCGGAGGAGTCCACGAGTTACTCCTCGCCGGGACAACAACTCCAGCGGCTGAATGTGCTGCTGCATGAGAAGGACAGGGAGCTGGAGATCGTGAGGAACCAACTGAAGAAGGCACAGACGGACAACTACAATCTGATCAAGGAGCTACAAGG CTACAAAGGCGAGCACTATGACGACCTAAAGAAGGACAATCTCGTCCTGAAGGAGCAGATTGACAGAGTCATTCGAGAGAACATGAAGCTGTGCGGCCTCCGGAGACAGGATCAGAACACCAAGCTACAGGAACTGAAGCTCAAAGAGGAGCTGCAAAGGAAACATGGCGTCCGGAACCGGAACGCTACGCCAAGGAGGTCCGTTCCGAATGAGGATATTTGGGCTGAGCCGAATGGTTTACTTGAAGGGGATGTTAGCTTGCATCTGAGTAACTCTGATGGTGGATTGGACGAGGACCATTTGAAAGACAAGAAGGTTTCTTTCGACGAGAAGACGGAGTAG